DNA from Actinoplanes sp. SE50/110:
CGCAGATGACGCCGTTGCCGCGGGGCATCAGCCGCGGACTGAGGCCGGCCAGGGTGAGTTCGCGGGCGATCAGGGCCGCGGTCTCGAACTCGGAGTGTGATCGTTCCGGGTGGGCGTGGATGTGCCGACGGATCGCTACCAGCTCGGCTCCCCGGGCGGCGAGCCAGCGGTCGAGCTGGCCGGGTAGGGGGTCGGCGCCGGGCAGAGGCTCGGGCCACGCCGTATCGGCGCCGTCGGGCGCCGTCAGAGCAGTAGTCACGTCGGGTTCCAGATCACTCTCTAAGTTCGTCGGGTTTTGCGACGCGCGACAGCTTAGTCCGTTTTTCGTCACACTATGTAACGGTCGCGTAAACGTGCCGGGCGGCGGGAGTAGGCCCGCCAGCCCACCAACGGGTAACGAATCACGAGGGTGACGTGACACACCATGAGTACGTCTAGAAACGCTCGACCGGTCGATATACGCCCCACACCCCACGGAGGGTGTGGCAGACCTCACCGACAGTAGCGCGCAGACGCAACGCTTCCTTCATCGACGGTAGGACGTTTGCCGTCCCGGCGGCAGCCTTCGCCAGATCCGCCAGCGCCGCCTGCACGGCCGGGTCGTCCCGCTCGGCCCGCAGGGTGGCCAGCCGGGCCGCCTGGGCCGCCTCGATCGCCGGGTCGACGCGCAGCGGCTCGTACTTCTCCTCGGCCTCCGCGGTGAACCGGTTGACGCCGACCACCACCCGCTCGCCGCCGTCGATCTCGTTGGCGATCCGGTAGGCCGACTGCTCGATCTCGCTCTTCTGGAAGCCCTGCTCGATCGCGTCGACCGCGGAGCCGTACTCGAAGACCCGCTCGATCAGCGCGGTGGCCTCCCGCTCCACCTGGTCGGTCAGTGCCTCCACCGCGTACGACCCGGCGAACGGGTCGACCGTGCCGGTCAGCCCGCTCTCGTAGGCGAGCACCTGCTGGGTGCGCAGCGCCAACCGGGCGGACTTCTCGGTGGGCAGCGCGATCGCCTCGTCGTACGAGTTGGTGTGCAGCGACTGGGTGCCGCCGGCGATCGCCCCGAGCGCCTGGATCGCCACCCGGATCAGGTTGACCTCCGGCTGCTGGGCGGTCAGCTGCACGCCGGCGGTCTGGGTGTGGAAGCGCAGCATCATCGACTTCGGGTCCTTGGCGCCGAACTCGTCGCGCATGATCCGGGCCCACATCCGGCGGGCCGCGCGGAACTTGGCGATCTCCTCCAGCAGCGTGGTGCGGGCCACGAAGAAGAAGCTCAGGCGCGGCGCGAAGTCGTCGACGGCCAGGCCCGCGGCGATCGCGGCGCGCACGTACTCGATGCCGTTGGCCAGCGTGAAGGCGATCTCCTGCACGGGCGTGGCGCCGGCCTCGGCCATGTGGTAGCCGGAGATCGAGATGGTGTTCCACTTGGGGATCTCGGTCCGGCAGTAGGCGAACGTGTCGGCCACCAGCCGCAGCGACGGCTTGGGCGGGAAGATGTAGGTCCCGCGGGCCACGTACTCCTTGAGGATGTCGTTCTGGATGGTGCCCTGCAGGGCCGCCCCGGGCACCCCCTGCTCCTCGGCGACCAGCTGATAGAGCAGCAGCAGCACCGAACCGGGCGCGTTGATCGTCATCGAGGTGGAGACCTGGTCGAGCGGGATGCCGGCGAACAGCTGCCGCATGTCGTCGATCGAGTCGACGGCCACCCCGACCTTGCCGACCTCGCCGTGCGCGATCGGCTCGTCCGAGTCGTACCCCATCTGGGTGGGCAGGTCGAAGGCCACCGACAGACCCATCGTGCCGGCCTTGAGCAGCTGGTGGTACCGGGCGTTGGACTCGGCGGCGGTGCCGAAGCCGGCGTACTGCCGCATGGTCCACGGGCGCTTCGTGTACATCGTCGGGTACACGCCGCGGGTGTAGGGGAACTCGCCCGGCTGATCGGACCCGGCCGCCGAAGGCACGTCGTCCGGCCCGTAGACCGGTTTGATGGTGAAACCCGACTCTGCGTTCACGTGGTGATCCTAAG
Protein-coding regions in this window:
- a CDS encoding methylmalonyl-CoA mutase produces the protein MNAESGFTIKPVYGPDDVPSAAGSDQPGEFPYTRGVYPTMYTKRPWTMRQYAGFGTAAESNARYHQLLKAGTMGLSVAFDLPTQMGYDSDEPIAHGEVGKVGVAVDSIDDMRQLFAGIPLDQVSTSMTINAPGSVLLLLYQLVAEEQGVPGAALQGTIQNDILKEYVARGTYIFPPKPSLRLVADTFAYCRTEIPKWNTISISGYHMAEAGATPVQEIAFTLANGIEYVRAAIAAGLAVDDFAPRLSFFFVARTTLLEEIAKFRAARRMWARIMRDEFGAKDPKSMMLRFHTQTAGVQLTAQQPEVNLIRVAIQALGAIAGGTQSLHTNSYDEAIALPTEKSARLALRTQQVLAYESGLTGTVDPFAGSYAVEALTDQVEREATALIERVFEYGSAVDAIEQGFQKSEIEQSAYRIANEIDGGERVVVGVNRFTAEAEEKYEPLRVDPAIEAAQAARLATLRAERDDPAVQAALADLAKAAAGTANVLPSMKEALRLRATVGEVCHTLRGVWGVYRPVERF